Proteins encoded within one genomic window of Platichthys flesus chromosome 13, fPlaFle2.1, whole genome shotgun sequence:
- the LOC133967074 gene encoding pituitary tumor-transforming gene 1 protein-interacting protein-like: protein MALVSRALVAAAVLTLFSLLLSVAAQTLPPAPIPCATKSNTSCIECLKDVNCLWCGQNKQCIDYPVRSILPPSSICPLDWARWGVCWLNLKGLLIGLSAVAGSILIITIFLCCCCCCRCPPTFGSKKEAARMEGDTQMGNAGRNPNCDRKKQWFSSSQPDFNDVPKLF from the exons ATGGCCCTAGTGAGCCGAGCCTTAGTGGCCGCCGCTGTCCTCACTCTGTTCAGCTTGTTGCTCAGCGTAGCGGCGCAgactcttcctccagctccga ttCCTTGTGCCACAAAATCCAACACCAGCTGTATAGAGTGTCTGAAGGATGTCAAT tgtttgtggtgtggacaaaacaaacaatgcatcGACTACCCAGTGAGGTCCATCCTGCCCCCCAGCAGCATCTGTCCTTTGGATTGGGCACGATGGGGGGTCTGCTGGC TCAACTTAAAGGGTTTGCTCATCGGCCTGTCGGCGGTGGCTGGCagcatcctcatcatcaccattttcctctgctgctgctgctgctgcaggtgtccACCAACATTTGG AAGCAAGAAAGAAGCTGCAAGGATGGAGGGCGACACCCAGATGGGGAATGCTG GTCGTAATCCAAACTGCGACCGCAAGAAGCAATGGTTCTCTTCTTCTCAGCCTGATTTCAACGATGTCCCCAAGTTGTTCTGA